Genomic window (Fundidesulfovibrio magnetotacticus):
TGAAGCTTCCCATGTTCAAAGGCGTCACGGACGCCTCCATCGCCATCGCCGGAGCGCTGCTGCTCTTCATCATCCCGTCCGACATGAAGAAGGGCGTGTTCCTCCTGGACTGGAAGACCGCCGTGAAGATCCCCTGGGACGTCATCATTCTCTTCGGCGGCGGCCTCTGCCTGGCCGACGGCTTCCAGGCCACCGGCCTCACCAAGTACATCGCCGGACAGCTCACGGGGCTCGAAGGCCTGCACATCATCCTGATCATCGCGGCCATCGTGGCGCTCAACATCTTCCTCACCGAGGTGACTTCCAACACCGCCGTGGCCACACTGATGATCCCCGTCATGGGGGCCATCGCCGTGGGCATGCACATCCACCCCTTCGGACCCATCGTGGCCGCGTGCATCGCCTGCTCCTACGCCTTCATGCTCCCCGTGGCCACGCCGCCAAACGCCGTGGTCTTCGGCTCCGGGGCCGTCACCATCCG
Coding sequences:
- a CDS encoding SLC13 family permease → TPPNTIMVAQIDKMYGQTITFLDWMKVGVPLAATFLICTWLLITKVLFRVQGDILQGKGKQLIDAEMAKLGSMKKEEKIIVAVFAVVASMWILLGLVKLPMFKGVTDASIAIAGALLLFIIPSDMKKGVFLLDWKTAVKIPWDVIILFGGGLCLADGFQATGLTKYIAGQLTGLEGLHIILIIAAIVALNIFLTEVTSNTAVATLMIPVMGAIAVGMHIHPFGPIVAACIACSYAFMLPVATPPNAVVFGSGAVTIRQMARTGFWLNLLGIVQITLVVYYLMPLVWGVDLSVMPDWAIPKK